The Polyodon spathula isolate WHYD16114869_AA chromosome 13, ASM1765450v1, whole genome shotgun sequence genome includes a region encoding these proteins:
- the LOC121326250 gene encoding retinol-binding protein 1-like translates to MSVNLSGYYKLVSQENMDAYLKALGINIALRKIVCLLSPDKEIVQNGDHMTIRTLTTFRNYVMEFRLGAVFREDLGAVDGRTCMTTVNWEGDKLVCVQNGEKANRGWKHWLEGETLHLEMTVEDVICRQVFKKTK, encoded by the exons ATGAGTGTGAATCTGAGTGGATATTATAAGCTGGTCTCACAGGAGAACATGGATGCTTATCTCAAAGCACTCG gcATCAATATCGCCCTGCGGAAAATCGTGTGTCTGCTCAGCCCAGACAAGGAGATCGTACAGAATGGGGATCACATGACCATTCGGACCCTCACCACCTTCCGCAACTACGTGATGGAGTTCAGGCTGGGGGCGGTGTTCCGCGAGGACCTGGGTGCAGTTGATGGGCGCACGTGCATG ACAACGGTGAACTGGGAAGGAGACAAACTGGTTTGTGTTCAGAATGGAGAGAAGGCTAATCGAGGCTGGAAACACTGGTTAGAGGGGGAAACTCTACACCTG GAGATGACGGTAGAAGATGTCATCTGCAGACAAGTtttcaagaaaacaaaatga